A genomic segment from Aegilops tauschii subsp. strangulata cultivar AL8/78 chromosome 1, Aet v6.0, whole genome shotgun sequence encodes:
- the LOC109780109 gene encoding phospholipase A1-Igamma1, chloroplastic — translation MPSPSSPMAPLSCRDLSAQLSSLPHRATAATTTHTQISLRRAPAPRAPLTTAKRLQLPSAATRDDALASLVGQLEQNLTQDEEEDDLYLPDDASSARRRAAQKHQDELPARWREIHGSDDWAGLLDPMDPLLRSELIRYGELAQACYDAFDYDLASRYCGSCKYPRRAFFERLGMPDAARGYAVTRYLYATSNFRFPNFFSGRSRADAKLWSQRANWIGYVAVSTDEESARLGRRDIAIAWRGTITRLEWVSDLMDYLRPVADEGIPCPDPEVKVESGFVDLYTDKDPSCRFCKYSAREQVLVEVRKLVAHYTALGEDVSISVTGHSLGSSLAILSAYDIAESAANLSNGKRAAVCVYSFSGPRVGNGRFRERFEGELGVKALRVTNVHDNVPRMPGIFLNEGVPEMVRRVAEGLRMPWCYSHVGVELALDHKRSPFLKDTLDPGCSHNLEAHLHLLDGYHGSGERFVLASGRDPALVNKASDFLKDHHCVPPFWRQDENKGMVRAPDGRWIQPDRRGHLDDDHHHDGHHVVDGDHHGHFRLFRQP, via the exons ATGCCATCGCCGTCCTCCCCAATGGCGCCACTTTCCTGCCGTGACCTCTCCGCGCAGCTCTCCTCCCTCCCGcaccgcgccaccgccgccaccaccacccacACACAAATCTCCCTCCGACGAGCTCCAGCCCCGCGCGCACCACTCACCACCGCCAAAAGATTGCAGCTCCCCTCCGCGGCCACCAGGGACGACGCGCTCGCCTCCCTCGTCGGCCAGCTAGAGCAGAACCTCACCCAAGACGAGGAAGAGGACGACCTGTACCTTCCCGACGATGCCTCGTCCGCCCGGCGCCGCGCAGCACAGAAGCACCAGGACGAGCTGCCCGCGCGGTGGCGCGAGATCCACGGCAGCGACGACTGGGCGGGGCTTCTTGACCCGATGGACCCGCTGCTCCGCTCCGAGCTCATCCGCTACGGCGAGCTCGCGCAGGCCTGCTACGACGCCTTCGACTACGACCTGGCCTCCCGCTACTGCGGCAGCTGCAAGTACCCGCGGCGCGCCTTCTTCGAGCGGCTGGGCATGCCCGACGCGGCGCGGGGCTACGCCGTCACCCGCTACCTGTACGCCACGTCCAACTTCCGGTTCCCCAACTTCTTCTCCGGGAGGTCCCGCGCCGACGCCAAGCTCTGGAGCCAGCGCGCGAACTGGATCGGCTACGTGGCCGTGTCCACGGACGAGGAGTCCGCGCGGCTGGGCCGGCGCGACATCGCCATCGCGTGGCGCGGCACCATCACGCGGCTCGAGTGGGTGTCGGACCTCATGGACTACCTCCGGCCCGTGGCCGACGAGGGCATCCCGTGCCCGGACCCCGAGGTGAAGGTGGAGTCCGGCTTCGTGGACCTCTACACCGACAAGGACCCCTCCTGCCGCTTCTGCAAGTACTCCGCCCGCGAGCAGGTCCTGGTGGAGGTCCGCAAGCTCGTCGCCCACTACACCGCCCTCGGCGAGGACGTGAGCATCTCCGTCACCGGCCACAGCCTCGGCAGCTCCCTCGCCATCCTCAGCGCCTACGACATCGCCGAGTCCGCCGCCAACCTCTCCAACGGCAAG AGGGCGGCGGTGTGCGTGTACTCCTTCTCGGGGCCGCGGGTGGGGAACGGGCGGTTCAGGGAGCGGTTCGAGGGGGAGCTCGGGGTGAAGGCGCTGCGGGTGACGAACGTGCACGACAACGTGCCGCGGATGCCGGGGATCTTCCTGAACGAGGGGGTGCCGGAGATGGTGCGGCGGGTGGCGGAGGGGCTGCGGATGCCGTGGTGCTACAGCCACGTTGGCGTGGAGCTCGCGCTCGACCACAAGCGGTCGCCGTTCCTCAAGGACACGCTCGACCCCGGCTGCTCCCACAACCTGGAGGCGCACCTGCACCTCCTCGACGG GTACCATGGCAGCGGGGAGCGGTTCGTGCTGGCGAGCGGGCGCGACCCGGCGCTGGTGAACAAGGCGTCCGACTTCCTCAAGGACCACCACTGCGTGCCCCCCTTCTGGCGCCAGGACGAGAACAAGGGCATGGTCCGCGCCCCCGACGGCCGCTGGATCCAGCCCGACCGCCGTGGCCACCTGGACGACGACCACCACCACGACGGTCACCACGTCGTCGACGGCGACCACCACGGCCACTTCCGCCTCTTCCGCCAGCCGTAG